In one window of Comamonas testosteroni DNA:
- a CDS encoding MerR family transcriptional regulator, with protein sequence MSSNLLQIGELAQRADVSHRTIHYYERIGLLRPAEREGVGYRYYDEQAVQRLEKIAALKKLGLTLDEIGQVIDLYFEDASGIKGKEQVLKILEAQLIATRSKLGELHDFERDLESNIKRMQSLIDEARKHR encoded by the coding sequence ATGTCTTCTAACTTGCTACAAATCGGTGAGCTTGCCCAACGTGCCGACGTCAGCCATCGCACCATCCACTACTACGAACGGATTGGCTTGCTGCGCCCGGCAGAGCGTGAAGGTGTGGGGTATCGATACTACGACGAACAAGCCGTGCAGCGCCTGGAGAAGATCGCTGCTTTGAAAAAGCTGGGCTTGACCTTGGATGAGATCGGCCAAGTCATCGACCTGTATTTCGAGGATGCCAGCGGTATCAAAGGCAAGGAGCAGGTGCTGAAAATCTTGGAGGCACAACTGATAGCAACGCGCAGCAAACTGGGGGAACTGCACGACTTTGAGCGTGACCTGGAGAGCAATATCAAGCGAATGCAGTCGCTGATTGATGAGGCTCGCAAGCACCGCTAG
- a CDS encoding MFS transporter, whose protein sequence is MPILMAAALLVVGQLYVTLPLVTGLADHWQVTPGLASWAGSSFGFAYAFGFLLLGRLSDQHGRRRIMLASLCAMALASVAVAASSNFGMLLVARALQGLVASAFPPAALALVAEVLSPARRPWGISLLSFAFLAAAPLAQFLAAQSAGLGLPTLMLVVAVASVLLSIGLAMVLPPGAQAPEGNAMPAPLAAQHSKLAGVWLTALTVLFAFVTFHAGVQAMAIAETDLQTLRLAGLPPLLLSLATASLIRRIGTVATARTGLVTAALGLLAGALGHFGGLVVASVLLSAGVALAIPGLIGTLASRAVPASRARAMSIYSFALFAGASLAPLAANALAPWGWLALMLPPAAALLFATAVVDGLPQLSRRSSSEASLL, encoded by the coding sequence ATGCCGATCTTGATGGCTGCGGCATTGCTTGTGGTGGGGCAGCTCTACGTGACGCTGCCTTTGGTGACCGGTCTCGCGGATCACTGGCAAGTGACGCCGGGGCTGGCCAGTTGGGCGGGTAGCTCGTTCGGCTTTGCCTATGCCTTTGGCTTCTTGCTGCTGGGCCGCCTGTCGGATCAGCATGGCCGCCGCCGCATCATGCTCGCGAGCCTATGTGCAATGGCCCTGGCGAGCGTTGCGGTGGCTGCCTCGAGCAATTTCGGCATGTTGCTGGTCGCTCGGGCGCTGCAAGGGCTGGTGGCATCGGCTTTTCCACCCGCCGCTCTGGCACTCGTAGCGGAAGTCTTGTCTCCTGCTAGGCGCCCATGGGGCATCTCGCTATTGAGCTTCGCTTTCCTGGCGGCGGCTCCATTGGCGCAATTTCTGGCAGCACAGTCCGCAGGCTTGGGCCTGCCGACCCTCATGCTGGTCGTCGCAGTCGCAAGTGTGCTGCTGTCCATTGGGTTGGCGATGGTGCTGCCTCCCGGGGCACAAGCCCCCGAGGGCAACGCCATGCCCGCACCACTCGCCGCCCAGCATTCCAAACTAGCGGGCGTCTGGCTGACCGCGCTAACGGTGCTGTTTGCATTCGTCACCTTCCATGCCGGAGTGCAGGCCATGGCGATCGCCGAGACTGATCTTCAAACCTTGCGTCTGGCTGGATTGCCTCCTTTGCTGCTCAGCCTGGCGACCGCCAGTTTGATTCGCCGCATCGGCACCGTCGCCACCGCGCGCACCGGTTTGGTCACAGCAGCGCTAGGCCTGCTGGCTGGCGCGCTGGGACATTTCGGTGGACTGGTGGTTGCCAGTGTCTTGTTGTCGGCCGGAGTTGCTCTGGCCATCCCTGGACTGATCGGCACGCTGGCATCGCGGGCAGTACCCGCCAGCCGTGCGCGGGCCATGTCGATCTACAGCTTTGCACTGTTCGCCGGTGCCAGCCTCGCTCCGTTGGCGGCAAATGCGCTTGCTCCTTGGGGGTGGCTCGCTCTGATGCTCCCCCCTGCCGCCGCGTTGTTGTTTGCCACAGCCGTTGTAGATGGACTGCCACAGCTTTCGCGCCGTTCTTCCTCGGAGGCTAGCTTGCTATGA
- a CDS encoding RidA family protein, whose protein sequence is MKLFISHAVVSTALLCSASAMASPFTPIEKTHYMTTSSTLLRSVNPPGALIPGISQAVIVDGGRTMYLSGHVPLTTEGKVPPGMEAQLVLAFENLNATLMAAGATARNLARISIYVRDFHADQLPVIRQVRDRFIDASLPPASALIGVAELFHPDVLVEVDAIAVLPPKN, encoded by the coding sequence ATGAAGTTGTTTATCTCTCATGCAGTCGTGTCGACTGCGCTGCTGTGCTCCGCCAGCGCGATGGCTTCCCCATTCACTCCGATTGAAAAGACGCACTACATGACCACTAGCAGCACCTTGCTTCGTTCCGTCAATCCCCCTGGCGCCTTGATTCCTGGTATTTCCCAGGCAGTCATCGTCGATGGCGGCAGAACTATGTATCTGTCGGGGCATGTTCCTCTGACCACTGAAGGCAAGGTGCCCCCGGGAATGGAGGCGCAGTTGGTACTGGCCTTCGAGAACCTGAATGCCACCTTGATGGCTGCAGGCGCCACGGCTCGCAATCTGGCGCGCATCTCCATTTATGTGCGGGATTTCCATGCGGATCAGCTACCCGTGATTCGCCAGGTGCGCGACCGGTTCATTGATGCAAGTCTGCCGCCAGCCAGCGCCTTGATCGGAGTAGCCGAACTTTTCCATCCCGACGTGCTGGTGGAGGTCGATGCCATCGCGGTGCTACCCCCTAAAAACTGA
- a CDS encoding glutathione S-transferase family protein — translation MASQPTLYYAAGTCAQAVLIALYEADAQFTLKTLSFADNEQRSPEYLSINPKGRVPALATERGVLTETPALLLYVAQTHPQARLAPLHDPFALAQMQEFNAYLASTAHIAHAHRPRASRWADDEAAQAAMRAKVPQNMRECFAVIEQHYLGDKTWVMGEQFTVADGYLYTVAGWLKGDGVDIAEFPRVAAHFERVKARAAVQRLK, via the coding sequence TTGGCAAGCCAACCCACGCTTTACTACGCAGCTGGCACCTGCGCGCAGGCCGTACTGATTGCGCTTTATGAGGCCGATGCCCAGTTCACGCTCAAGACGCTGAGCTTTGCCGACAACGAGCAGCGCAGCCCCGAATACCTGAGCATCAATCCCAAGGGCAGGGTGCCCGCGCTGGCCACGGAACGCGGCGTGCTGACCGAGACTCCCGCGCTGCTGCTGTATGTGGCGCAGACCCATCCGCAGGCAAGACTGGCGCCGCTCCATGATCCCTTCGCGCTGGCGCAGATGCAGGAGTTCAATGCCTATCTGGCATCGACCGCGCACATCGCCCACGCCCACCGTCCGCGCGCCTCGCGCTGGGCCGACGACGAGGCCGCCCAGGCCGCCATGCGCGCCAAGGTGCCGCAGAACATGCGCGAATGCTTTGCCGTGATCGAGCAGCACTACCTGGGTGACAAGACCTGGGTCATGGGCGAGCAGTTCACCGTGGCCGACGGCTATCTCTACACCGTGGCGGGCTGGCTCAAGGGCGACGGCGTGGACATCGCCGAGTTCCCGCGCGTGGCAGCCCATTTCGAGCGCGTGAAGGCCAGGGCTGCGGTGCAGAGGCTGAAGTAA
- a CDS encoding YkgJ family cysteine cluster protein: protein MKSSIRIVDVDRLETWSKYKAGMCESCAANCCTMPLEVRLPDLVRLELVDPFEVENIEPKLIAKRLLKMRLIDHFNPKHEIFTMARRAGGDCNFLDKNTRRCTVYEKRPETCRLHPKKGPKPGFCAYGNKALSQI from the coding sequence ATGAAATCCTCCATCCGCATTGTTGACGTCGACCGCCTGGAAACCTGGAGCAAATACAAGGCCGGCATGTGTGAAAGCTGCGCGGCCAATTGCTGCACCATGCCGCTGGAGGTACGCCTGCCGGATCTGGTGCGCCTGGAGCTGGTGGACCCGTTCGAGGTCGAGAACATCGAGCCCAAGCTGATCGCCAAGCGGCTGCTGAAGATGCGCCTGATCGACCACTTCAACCCCAAGCACGAGATCTTCACCATGGCCCGCCGGGCGGGTGGAGACTGCAATTTTCTGGACAAGAACACGCGCCGTTGCACGGTCTATGAAAAGCGCCCGGAAACCTGCAGATTGCATCCCAAGAAGGGGCCCAAACCGGGCTTCTGTGCCTACGGCAACAAGGCGCTTTCGCAGATCTGA
- a CDS encoding sensor histidine kinase yields the protein MLRSRPWSSLAFRLALSYGGLLVLTMAIVLAVFYVQTVGVVRVRLDKQAENHVRRLTEHSAKYGPGALESEILQTIRDGVNTDTEILILMNPQGETIVSNAEVYPPRKLSIMGVRELTVKRNGRLMVGRVAVVEMPNGNLLAVGSDMQLQRDMEELFGQASLLAAVAACIMALIGAMVFRRVVDERAAAIRNTMSRVAAGDLRQRIPVDQRGDEFTLLNRDINTMLDRLEQLMEGIRHVSNSIAHNLRTPLTRILLRLRNAQQASPEMQSATLALVAEEVAELGVVFEKLLQIAEVESGASRKSFAPVDLQALLVDVVDFYEPLVEDAGGILRLDVQQGVQALGDGDLLASAVSNLVDNAIKYGASSDDIHGADVLLRAAPAQEQGSDGAWGVEITVQDQGPGADPQSLEKMTTRFYRAESDRPGYGLGLASVLAIVQLHGGKLSFHNANPGLVARIWLPAVADV from the coding sequence ATGCTGCGCTCCAGACCCTGGAGTTCGCTGGCCTTCAGACTGGCGCTGAGCTATGGCGGCCTCCTGGTTCTGACCATGGCGATTGTGCTGGCCGTCTTCTATGTCCAGACCGTCGGCGTGGTGCGGGTGAGGCTCGACAAGCAGGCTGAAAACCATGTGCGCAGACTGACCGAGCACTCGGCCAAATACGGCCCCGGAGCGCTGGAAAGCGAGATACTGCAGACCATTCGTGACGGTGTGAATACCGACACGGAAATCCTCATTCTCATGAACCCGCAAGGCGAGACCATTGTCAGCAATGCCGAGGTCTACCCTCCGCGCAAGCTCAGCATCATGGGCGTGCGCGAGCTGACCGTGAAGCGCAACGGGCGGCTGATGGTGGGCCGGGTTGCCGTGGTCGAAATGCCCAATGGCAATCTGCTGGCCGTAGGCAGCGACATGCAGTTGCAGCGCGACATGGAGGAGCTGTTCGGTCAGGCCAGCTTGCTGGCGGCCGTCGCGGCCTGCATCATGGCCCTGATAGGTGCCATGGTCTTCAGGCGTGTGGTGGATGAGCGCGCGGCCGCCATTCGCAACACCATGTCGCGCGTTGCGGCGGGCGATTTGCGCCAGCGCATTCCGGTCGATCAGCGCGGTGATGAATTCACGCTGCTCAACCGTGATATCAACACCATGCTCGACCGGCTTGAGCAGTTGATGGAAGGCATACGCCATGTCTCCAACAGCATTGCGCACAACCTCAGAACGCCGCTGACGCGCATATTGCTGCGCCTGCGCAACGCACAGCAGGCCAGCCCCGAAATGCAGTCCGCCACGCTGGCGCTGGTGGCCGAAGAAGTCGCTGAACTCGGTGTGGTGTTCGAGAAGCTTTTGCAGATTGCCGAAGTGGAAAGCGGAGCCAGTCGCAAGAGCTTTGCGCCGGTTGACCTGCAGGCCTTGCTGGTTGATGTGGTGGACTTCTACGAGCCGCTGGTGGAAGACGCCGGCGGTATTCTCAGGCTGGATGTGCAGCAAGGTGTGCAGGCCCTGGGCGATGGCGACCTGCTGGCCAGCGCCGTCTCCAATCTTGTCGATAATGCTATCAAATACGGAGCATCATCTGACGATATTCATGGCGCTGACGTGCTGCTGCGTGCGGCCCCAGCGCAGGAGCAGGGCAGCGATGGAGCATGGGGGGTGGAGATCACCGTGCAGGACCAGGGACCGGGCGCAGATCCTCAGAGTCTGGAGAAGATGACCACCCGTTTCTATCGCGCAGAATCGGATCGCCCAGGCTACGGACTGGGCCTTGCCAGCGTGCTGGCCATTGTCCAGCTGCATGGCGGAAAGCTCAGTTTTCATAACGCCAATCCAGGCCTGGTGGCGCGTATCTGGCTGCCTGCCGTGGCCGATGTCTGA
- a CDS encoding response regulator transcription factor: MYRYLIIEDDALNARYIAEGLRQQGAHVSVCGDGVQGIAQAVGENWDVIILDRMLPNGFDGLQILQTLRSMGKQTPVLVLSALSATDERVRGLKAGCDDYLTKPFAFSELSARLEALVRRAQIPAPTREMQVADLRVNLISRSAERAGQPLSLQPREFRLLAFLMQHAHQIVTRTMLLESVWDYRFDPQTNVIDVHISRLRSKVDKGFATPLIHTVRGVGYSLSDQPQDLPEVV; encoded by the coding sequence ATGTACCGCTACCTCATCATCGAAGACGATGCGCTCAACGCGCGTTACATCGCTGAAGGGTTGCGCCAGCAAGGCGCGCATGTCAGCGTCTGCGGTGACGGCGTGCAAGGCATTGCACAGGCCGTTGGCGAGAACTGGGATGTCATCATCCTCGACCGCATGTTGCCCAATGGCTTTGACGGGCTGCAGATTCTGCAGACACTGCGCTCCATGGGCAAGCAGACGCCGGTGCTGGTGCTCAGCGCCTTGTCTGCCACGGATGAGAGAGTGCGCGGGCTCAAGGCCGGCTGCGATGACTATCTGACCAAGCCCTTTGCATTTTCCGAGCTGTCGGCAAGGCTCGAAGCCTTGGTGCGCCGCGCCCAGATCCCGGCTCCCACGCGCGAGATGCAGGTGGCCGATCTGCGCGTCAACCTGATTTCGCGCAGTGCCGAGCGCGCCGGCCAGCCGCTTTCGCTGCAGCCGCGCGAGTTCCGCCTGCTGGCGTTTCTCATGCAGCACGCGCACCAGATCGTCACGCGCACCATGCTGCTGGAGTCGGTCTGGGATTACCGCTTCGATCCGCAGACCAATGTGATCGACGTGCACATCAGCCGCCTGCGCAGCAAGGTGGACAAAGGCTTTGCCACGCCTCTCATCCATACCGTGCGCGGTGTGGGCTACAGCCTTTCGGACCAGCCGCAAGACCTGCCCGAGGTGGTCTGA
- a CDS encoding TolC family protein: protein MKALKMNKWHSLAMAAAMCCAAFSGIGHAAETMDAAVQSNAAAGRMAAPAQPVTLQEYLRIVVQNQPNLAADRMQLDLAKADSKTAATIPNPAMHYSSKRGEKEWGVEQAIPIFGQRGMRIENARLGEKAATANADVAVAVTMSDAAHAFNELLVAQQRYQVWLAARDELEKAGNIVKGQIEAGTRSRYDGARLNLQQAQMSMQVSKAQAALRDAASRVASIAALPQWQVRVEGSLQATDIRKAASYEQLWNQAQTQLPSLRAAQAELDRSRQKIKLEQREALPTPSFGLARIRNSVDGSFNQVGVSVEIPLFDRRQGPIERAKVEADQAELRRDAVVLAAQSELQRALQQLSLRRTAVRDYEKEGLAQIAPLHQMAQDAYKLGKGTILELIDALGSITEHRLEHLELVKDMLDAEWEVRQASGDLPQVQP from the coding sequence ATGAAAGCGCTCAAGATGAATAAGTGGCACTCCCTGGCCATGGCCGCTGCGATGTGCTGCGCTGCTTTCAGCGGCATAGGCCATGCTGCCGAAACTATGGATGCAGCCGTACAGAGCAATGCTGCAGCAGGCCGTATGGCGGCCCCTGCACAGCCTGTGACCCTGCAGGAATATCTGCGCATCGTCGTGCAGAACCAGCCCAATCTGGCGGCTGATCGCATGCAGCTGGATCTGGCAAAGGCAGACAGCAAAACGGCTGCCACCATACCCAATCCCGCCATGCACTACTCCAGCAAGCGCGGAGAAAAGGAATGGGGTGTGGAGCAGGCCATCCCCATCTTCGGCCAGCGTGGCATGCGCATCGAGAACGCCAGGCTGGGCGAGAAGGCCGCCACGGCCAATGCCGATGTTGCAGTCGCCGTCACCATGAGCGATGCAGCCCATGCCTTCAACGAGCTGCTGGTGGCACAGCAGCGCTATCAGGTGTGGTTGGCTGCCCGTGATGAGCTGGAGAAGGCTGGCAACATCGTCAAGGGCCAGATCGAAGCAGGCACGCGCAGCCGCTACGACGGCGCCCGCCTTAACCTGCAACAGGCCCAGATGAGCATGCAGGTCAGCAAGGCTCAGGCCGCCTTGCGGGATGCCGCATCGCGCGTGGCCAGCATTGCGGCCTTGCCGCAATGGCAGGTGCGTGTGGAAGGCAGCCTGCAGGCCACTGACATTCGCAAGGCAGCCAGCTACGAGCAGCTGTGGAACCAGGCGCAGACCCAGCTGCCGAGCCTGCGTGCCGCGCAGGCCGAGCTCGACAGGTCGCGCCAGAAAATCAAGCTGGAGCAGCGTGAAGCATTGCCCACGCCATCCTTTGGTCTGGCCCGCATCCGCAACAGCGTGGATGGCAGCTTCAACCAGGTGGGCGTGAGCGTGGAGATTCCGCTTTTCGACCGTCGCCAGGGCCCTATCGAGCGCGCCAAGGTGGAGGCCGATCAGGCCGAGCTGCGCCGTGATGCGGTCGTGCTTGCCGCTCAGTCCGAATTGCAGCGTGCCCTGCAGCAGCTGTCGCTGCGCCGAACGGCCGTGCGCGACTACGAGAAGGAAGGGCTGGCGCAGATTGCACCGCTGCACCAGATGGCACAAGACGCGTACAAACTGGGCAAGGGCACGATTCTGGAGCTGATCGATGCGCTGGGCTCGATTACCGAGCACAGGCTGGAGCACCTGGAGCTGGTCAAGGACATGCTGGATGCCGAGTGGGAAGTGCGTCAGGCCAGCGGTGATCTGCCACAGGTGCAGCCTTGA
- a CDS encoding efflux RND transporter permease subunit, with protein sequence MLRSFIAFVVHRRLLALCATLAIAIYGVYAYLQTAIEAYPDVTNVQVGVITQAPGLAPEEVERQITQPLERELNGTPGLISLRSESYFGLSMINLVFNDDAKSFTARAEVSQRLPQADLPSGMTPEMAPDYTPLGKIFYYRLQSDRHTLAQLRTEQEWHVVRVLKQVQGVADVVSIGGFVKEFHVEVDPEKLYSLGLSLDDVSDALSKSNRNVGGGLMRRGEQSFIIRGIGLLRNPQEIQDVVVAMRGKAPVTIGDVARVAQSHTPRQGSVGMDEQNDVVQGIVLLKRGANPSIVLDDIHAKVDELNSGGLPEGMHMVTNYDRSDLVGHTLKTVQHNLLFGATLIVAVLWLFLRSLRGSLIVATVIPLSLLVAFIGLHWLGMPANLISMGAIDFGIMVDGAVVLAENIIRNARQRKPQTANDMRHIIVDSAVAVAKPTLFAMAIVIAALIPVFSLQSIEGRIFRPLAMTYSFALLGALVFAMGLVPALCALMLKPKHVMVEEPKIFDRAHHGYQHWIAKVLGAAKRRTAVIAVFVSVLVVAGVSVKWLGTEFLPELDEGDAYVLVQMPASISLEKGQEVLRDVRLRLKVFPEVITVTTEQGRPESGTDNETLNLAKVLVRLKPHGEWRKGLTKPALIEEMRATLGEIPGVAFNFAQPIRDSVEESTSGARGQVVLKLFGPDIPTLRGILQQTKSLVKDINGVVDLDLYRDAPAPQVHVQFDRQALARQGIAMEDAQKTLEVALAGNVATTLWEGEFPVPVRVRLPYVDRMDEERIRNIAIPLPDGGSVPLGSVGTVSMKVGNSSIFREGNARYMALKFNVEGRDIGSVVKDTLATFKQNVKLPEGYQAVWGGEWENQQRAAARLKVVVPLSLVIVYALLFGALGQARSAGIILLCAPFAMVGGIAALHLAHIELSISAAIGFIALLGQVALAGLLVVSAVEDLRRQGMPLMQALIEGTAERMRSIILVALLALLGLLPMALSTGVGSETQRPFASVIVGGMVVLPLVALVLLPVLYALLGPKNMLTQEERDESAQDE encoded by the coding sequence ATGCTGCGTTCATTTATTGCATTTGTCGTCCATCGCCGACTGCTGGCGCTGTGCGCCACGCTGGCGATTGCCATCTATGGCGTCTACGCCTATCTGCAGACAGCCATCGAAGCCTATCCTGACGTGACCAATGTCCAGGTCGGCGTGATCACCCAGGCACCTGGCCTGGCTCCTGAGGAAGTGGAGCGCCAGATCACCCAGCCGCTGGAGCGTGAGCTCAACGGCACGCCGGGTCTGATATCGCTGCGCTCGGAGAGCTATTTCGGTCTCTCCATGATCAACCTGGTCTTCAACGACGACGCGAAAAGTTTCACCGCGCGCGCCGAGGTTTCGCAGCGTCTGCCGCAGGCAGATCTGCCCAGCGGCATGACGCCTGAGATGGCGCCCGACTACACCCCGCTGGGCAAGATTTTCTACTATCGCCTGCAAAGCGACAGGCACACCCTGGCGCAGCTGCGCACCGAGCAGGAATGGCATGTGGTGCGCGTGCTCAAGCAGGTGCAGGGCGTGGCCGACGTGGTGAGCATTGGCGGTTTCGTCAAGGAGTTCCACGTTGAAGTGGACCCCGAGAAGCTCTACAGCCTGGGCCTGTCGCTGGACGATGTGAGCGATGCGCTGTCCAAGTCCAACCGCAACGTTGGCGGTGGCCTGATGCGCCGCGGCGAGCAGTCCTTCATCATTCGCGGTATCGGCCTGTTGCGCAATCCGCAGGAGATTCAGGATGTGGTCGTTGCCATGCGTGGCAAGGCTCCTGTGACCATCGGTGACGTGGCGCGTGTCGCGCAGTCGCATACGCCGCGTCAGGGCTCGGTGGGCATGGACGAGCAGAACGATGTGGTGCAGGGCATTGTGCTGCTCAAGCGCGGCGCCAACCCCTCCATCGTGCTCGATGACATTCATGCCAAGGTCGATGAGCTCAACAGTGGCGGCCTGCCTGAAGGCATGCACATGGTCACCAACTATGACCGCTCCGATCTGGTGGGCCATACGCTCAAGACCGTGCAGCACAACCTGCTGTTCGGGGCCACGCTGATCGTGGCCGTGCTGTGGCTGTTCCTGCGCAGCCTGCGTGGCTCGCTGATCGTGGCCACCGTGATTCCGCTGTCGCTGCTGGTGGCCTTCATCGGCCTGCACTGGCTGGGCATGCCCGCCAACCTGATCTCCATGGGAGCCATCGACTTCGGCATCATGGTGGACGGTGCCGTGGTGCTGGCCGAGAACATCATCCGCAATGCACGCCAGCGCAAGCCGCAGACGGCCAATGACATGCGCCACATCATTGTGGATTCGGCCGTTGCCGTGGCTAAGCCCACGCTGTTCGCCATGGCCATCGTGATTGCGGCGCTGATTCCCGTGTTCTCGCTGCAGAGCATCGAAGGCCGCATCTTCCGCCCGCTGGCCATGACCTACAGCTTTGCCCTGCTGGGTGCGCTGGTGTTCGCCATGGGTCTGGTGCCTGCGCTGTGCGCCCTGATGCTCAAGCCCAAGCATGTGATGGTGGAAGAGCCCAAGATCTTCGACCGCGCGCACCACGGCTACCAGCACTGGATCGCCAAGGTGCTGGGCGCAGCCAAGCGTCGCACGGCCGTGATTGCCGTGTTTGTGAGCGTGCTGGTGGTGGCCGGGGTTTCGGTCAAATGGCTGGGCACCGAGTTCCTGCCCGAGCTCGATGAGGGCGATGCCTATGTGCTGGTGCAGATGCCGGCTTCCATCTCGCTGGAAAAAGGCCAGGAAGTGCTGCGCGATGTGCGTCTGCGTCTGAAGGTGTTCCCAGAGGTGATTACCGTCACCACGGAGCAGGGACGCCCCGAATCGGGCACCGACAACGAGACGCTCAATCTGGCCAAGGTGCTGGTGCGCCTCAAGCCCCATGGCGAATGGCGCAAGGGCCTGACCAAGCCCGCGCTGATCGAGGAAATGCGTGCGACGCTGGGCGAGATTCCCGGCGTGGCCTTCAACTTTGCACAGCCCATTCGCGACAGCGTGGAAGAGTCCACCTCAGGCGCGCGCGGCCAGGTCGTGCTCAAGCTGTTCGGCCCCGATATTCCCACCCTGCGCGGCATTCTTCAGCAGACCAAATCGCTGGTGAAGGACATCAATGGCGTGGTCGATCTGGATCTGTACCGCGATGCCCCGGCACCCCAGGTGCATGTGCAGTTCGACCGCCAGGCGCTGGCGCGCCAGGGCATTGCCATGGAGGATGCGCAAAAGACGCTGGAAGTGGCCCTGGCCGGCAATGTGGCCACCACTTTGTGGGAGGGCGAGTTCCCCGTGCCGGTGCGCGTGCGCCTGCCCTATGTGGACCGCATGGACGAGGAGCGCATTCGCAACATCGCCATACCGCTGCCCGATGGTGGCTCGGTCCCTCTGGGCTCGGTCGGTACGGTCAGCATGAAGGTCGGCAACTCCTCCATCTTCCGCGAAGGCAATGCGCGCTACATGGCGCTCAAATTCAACGTGGAAGGCCGCGACATCGGCTCGGTGGTGAAGGACACGCTGGCCACCTTCAAGCAGAACGTGAAACTGCCTGAGGGCTACCAGGCCGTCTGGGGCGGCGAGTGGGAGAACCAGCAGCGTGCGGCTGCACGCCTGAAGGTGGTGGTGCCGCTGTCTCTGGTCATCGTCTACGCCCTGCTGTTTGGCGCGCTGGGCCAGGCCCGCAGCGCCGGCATCATCTTGCTGTGTGCGCCGTTCGCCATGGTGGGCGGCATCGCAGCTTTGCATCTGGCACACATCGAGCTGTCCATCAGCGCGGCTATCGGCTTTATCGCCTTGCTGGGGCAGGTGGCCCTGGCGGGCTTGCTGGTGGTCTCTGCGGTCGAGGATTTGCGCCGTCAGGGCATGCCCTTGATGCAGGCGCTGATCGAAGGTACAGCCGAGCGCATGCGCTCCATCATTTTGGTGGCGTTGCTGGCGCTGCTGGGCCTGCTGCCCATGGCTCTGTCTACCGGCGTGGGTAGCGAAACCCAGCGCCCCTTTGCCTCGGTCATCGTCGGCGGCATGGTGGTGCTGCCACTGGTGGCACTGGTGCTGCTGCCCGTGCTGTATGCCTTGCTGGGCCCCAAGAACATGTTGACGCAGGAAGAACGTGATGAAAGCGCTCAAGATGAATAA
- a CDS encoding efflux RND transporter periplasmic adaptor subunit, whose amino-acid sequence MNKSLVGLPGAAHLANWTWARLPVVAAAIAVAGLLGGCDASKATEEAKKPLAQLPKGFIQVKPESVKMLEIAPVADPQGVQMAWAPAHVAFVEDRVASVAVPLSARVVAVNAHVGDMVKAGDLLATLVSPDALRTRYDVAAAKTAHDVAVVEAQRQQTMVDKGVGVEVDLRAAQAKLRETSQELGRAQGTAALLGSGGGDRIELRAPRAGIVAERKAVVGTAAEPGAALFMIGDPQAMNVVAEVFESDLPGIRLGSSVQVEVPQLPKPIKGTVRHLGATLDKESRRAAVVVELSEQNPVLRPGMQAKVGVQLSNLQEMLIPVTAVLIKDESRSVVYVQHENNQFEARVVTLGRPSRGMVPVISGLKVGEKIVVRGGLLLDGAASQLL is encoded by the coding sequence ATGAACAAAAGCCTTGTGGGACTGCCGGGAGCGGCACATTTAGCAAACTGGACTTGGGCAAGACTGCCGGTGGTGGCTGCGGCCATTGCCGTGGCGGGTCTGTTGGGTGGCTGTGATGCCTCCAAGGCCACCGAGGAAGCGAAGAAGCCGCTTGCGCAACTGCCCAAAGGCTTTATTCAGGTCAAGCCAGAATCCGTGAAGATGCTGGAGATCGCGCCCGTGGCCGATCCGCAAGGGGTTCAGATGGCCTGGGCTCCTGCGCATGTGGCGTTTGTCGAGGATCGTGTGGCTTCGGTCGCAGTGCCGTTATCGGCGCGCGTCGTGGCTGTCAATGCGCATGTGGGCGATATGGTCAAGGCCGGTGATTTGCTGGCGACGCTGGTCAGCCCCGATGCACTGCGCACCCGCTATGACGTGGCAGCGGCCAAGACCGCACACGACGTGGCTGTGGTGGAGGCCCAGCGCCAGCAGACCATGGTGGACAAGGGCGTGGGTGTGGAGGTCGACCTGCGTGCCGCGCAGGCCAAGCTGCGTGAAACCTCGCAGGAGCTTGGCCGTGCACAGGGCACGGCAGCGCTGCTGGGCTCCGGTGGCGGCGATCGTATCGAGCTGCGCGCACCGCGCGCCGGCATCGTGGCCGAGCGCAAGGCCGTGGTGGGTACTGCTGCCGAGCCGGGAGCGGCACTGTTCATGATTGGCGACCCCCAGGCCATGAATGTGGTCGCAGAGGTATTCGAGTCCGATCTGCCCGGCATTCGTCTGGGCAGTTCCGTACAGGTCGAGGTACCGCAGCTGCCCAAGCCGATCAAGGGCACGGTCCGTCATCTGGGGGCCACCCTGGACAAGGAGTCGCGCCGCGCTGCCGTGGTGGTGGAGCTGAGCGAACAGAACCCGGTGCTGCGTCCCGGCATGCAGGCCAAGGTGGGCGTGCAGTTGTCGAATCTGCAGGAGATGCTGATTCCCGTCACTGCCGTGCTCATCAAGGATGAGAGCCGCAGCGTGGTCTATGTGCAGCATGAGAACAACCAGTTCGAGGCGCGCGTAGTGACGCTGGGGCGTCCATCGCGCGGCATGGTGCCGGTGATCAGCGGCCTCAAGGTCGGTGAGAAGATCGTGGTGCGTGGTGGTCTGCTGCTCGACGGCGCGGCCAGTCAGCTGCTGTAG